In Elephas maximus indicus isolate mEleMax1 chromosome 7, mEleMax1 primary haplotype, whole genome shotgun sequence, the following proteins share a genomic window:
- the LOC126079213 gene encoding olfactory receptor 51B2-like: MWPNISAAPFLLTGFPGLEAAHHWISIPFFAVYFSVLLGNGTLLYLIKDNHRLHEPMYYFLAMLAGTDLMVTLTTMPTVIGFLWLNHREINQGACFLQAYFIHSLSIVESGILLAMAYDRFIAIRNPLRYTSILTNIRLVKLVVGVFMRGFISTMPVIIRLFSFPYCHSYILSHAFCLHQEIMKLACADITFNRLYPVILVSLTIFLDSLIILFSYILILKTVMGIASGEERAKALNTCISHIVCVLIFYVTVIGLSFIHRFGKNVPQVVHIIMSYVYFLFPPLMNPLIYSIKTKQIQYGILHLLFKHWFGN; encoded by the coding sequence ATGTGGCCCAATATTAGTGCTGCCCCCTTTTTGCTGACTGGCTTCCCAGGCCTGGAGGCAGCTCATCACTGGATCTCCATCCCCTTCTTTGCAGTCTACTTCTCTGTGCTTCTTGGCAATGGCACCCTCCTTTACCTCATTAAGGATAACCACAGACTCCATGAGCCCATGTACTATTTCCTGGCCATGTTGGCAGGCACAGACCTTATGGTGACACTGACCACAATGCCTACTGTCATCGGCTTTTTATGGTTGAATCACAGAGAGATCAATCAGGGGGCCTGCTTTCTGCAGGCCTACTTTATTCACTCCCTTTCCATTGTAGAATCAGGTATCCTGCttgccatggcctatgaccgtttTATTGCCATCCGCAATCCCTTGAGATACACTTCCATTCTCACCAATATTCGCCTGGTAAAATTAGTGGTGGGGGTATTTATGAGGGGCTTTATATCCACTATGCCTGTAATCATACGTCTTTTTTCATTTCCATATTGCCACTCTTATATTCTCTCCCATGCTTTCTGTCTTCACCAAGAAATCATGAAACTGGCTTGTGCTGATATAACCTTCAATAGACTCTACCCCGTGATTCTGGTCTCTTTAACAATCTTCCTAGActctcttataattctcttttcttATATCCTAATTCTTAAGACTGTCATGGGCATTGCCTCAGGTGAAGAGAGAGCCAAGGCCTTAAATACCTGTATCTCCCACATTGTTTGTGTTCTCATCTTCTATGTTACTGTGATTGGTCTGTCATTTATTCACCGGTTTGGGAAGAATGTGCCACAGGTGGTCCACATTATTATGAGCTATGTTTactttctcttccctcccttaATGAATCCTCTCATCTATAGCATCAAGACAAAGCAAATTCAATACGGCATTCTACATCTTTTGTTTAAACACTGGTTTGGAAATTAA